One Bos taurus isolate L1 Dominette 01449 registration number 42190680 breed Hereford chromosome 16, ARS-UCD2.0, whole genome shotgun sequence DNA window includes the following coding sequences:
- the HES2 gene encoding transcription factor HES-2 isoform 2 (isoform 2 is encoded by transcript variant 2), translating to MGLPRRAGDPAELRKSLKPLLEKRRRARINESLSQLKGLILPLLGRESSRYSKLEKADILEMTVRFLQELPASSGPTAAPSE from the exons ATGGGGCTGCCTCGGAGGGCAGGGGACCCGGCGGAGCTGCGCAAG AGCCTGAAGCCGCTGCTGGAGAAGCGGCGCCGCGCACGCATCAACGAGAGCCTGAGCCAGCTCAAGGGGCTTATTCTGCCgctgctgggcagggag AGCTCCCGCTATTCTAAGCTGGAGAAAGCGGACATCCTGGAAATGACCGTGCGCTTCCTGCAGGAGTTGCCTGCGTCCTCCGGCCCGACGGCGGCGCCCAGTGAGtga